The DNA region GTACCGCTCATCCCAAGACTTGCTATCCACGTGAGGCTCCTTTATCGCGTTGTGCTCGCCGGGCTGGTGGCACTCGTTTGGTGCACCGGCGACTCGCGACGGGAACCAGCGCAAGCCGCGGAGGTGTCGTTGACGGTGCGTTGTCGTTGCTGATTCACGATGGGATCACGATTTTCGCACGATTCAAATTCCTGATCAACGGTAGCGATGCTGCCAGAGATGTCGTAGCCGACCGCCGGTCCCTGTGGTGCGGATACAGTGGAGGCTGGGTTTTATCACGAAGGAGGTTGCATGGCTCGACTAGACGTTCTGGTTGATGGGTTCATCGATTTGGATGGCGGCGAGAGTCCCGGTGCGATTCGCGTGGGTAGCACTGTGAGCTTGATTAGAGATGGCGATCTGGTCGCGATTGTCGACCCTGGAATGGTGACGTCTCGGTTGGCGATTCTGGATCCCCTTGCGGCTCTTGGCGTGTCTGTGGATGATGTAACGGACGTCATCATTTCGCATCACCATCCAGACCACACGATCAACATCGCGTTGTTCCCCGACGTGAAAATCCATGACAACTGGGCAACGTATCACCACGAAGAGTGGGTATCGCGCCCTGCCGAGGGACTGCAGTTGTCGGCCGGGGTTCGGCTCATTGAGACACCTGGTCACACCCCCCAAGACATCACCACGCTGGTCGACACCGATGCAGGTGTGGCGGCGCTGACACACCTTTGGGGGTATGAGGGCGCGGGGACCGACCGGCTTGCCGCCGACCATGATCTTCTCGACAAGAACCGGCTTCGTGTCCTCGAAATAGCGACGATCTTCGTCCCAGGCCACGGTCCCCTGTATACGGCCGAGTAACTTCCCGGTCTCTTTCCCGGCGGGACACGACCGCACGGGAACCGGCCGTGGTTCGGCCCGTCGGTACCGAAAGGGGTCGTCGCAGCGTTTGGCGAGCCGGTCCTGGGTTTCGTCACTCTCACTGCCGCGGGGGACTTGGAATACATCATCAACGACGAAGTTGTCGCGGTCCTAGCGCCCGATGACGACCCGTTGATTGTCGGTTGCTTCTGAGTCCAGGTAGATGCCTCCTTCGGTGTCTGTACATGACCCCTCTGCCTGTGACCTAAGTGCACACATCTATTGAGGGTAAGTGTGCTCTAATCGTATAACTACATGTAGTGACACATTGACAAAAGATGTCACATCTGAGACAATTTGCCTATGGTCGTAGCAGGCGCACCGATGAACACACAGGGTCGAGTTGTTATTCCCGCGTCCATCCGCCGGGCCATGGGCCTGGAAGGGACTGTCGATCTCGTGTTTCGGTACGAAGACGACACACTGACAGTCGAGACAATCCAGGATGCTGTTGCGGCGGTGCAGGCGATCGTTGCCAGTCGGGTGCAAGCGACCGGCTCGCACGTTGCCGACTTCATCGCGGATCGCCGCGTTGCCGCCTCTCTCGAATGACGGCTGTCCTTGATGCTTCGGCAGTTTTGGCAGTGTTGTTGGGGGAGGAAGGGAGTTCGCGCGTTGTTGGGTATCTTGACGATTCGCAGATCTCCGCTGTCAATCACGCCGAGGTACTTTCTCGCCTTGACCTTCTCGGAATTTCGGTTGAGAGCGGTAGCGACCTGGTTGACCGTCTTCGCATCGAAGTGGTTCCGTTCACTGCCTCGCACGCCCGCGCCGTTGCCCGATTGCGGTCCTTGACCGCCGGATCAGGACTATCGCTAGGCGATCGGGCCTGTATTGCGGTCGCTCGCGAACTCGGGCATCGAGTTGTGACGGCGGACCGAGTCTGGATGACTCTCAAGTTGGGCGTCGAGGTCGTCACTATCCGTTAACCGTTGTCGGGCGGTCAGTGGGAGTCGAACCAGTCGACGACATCGTTCCATAGCGGCTTGGCTTCCGGTCGGAAGAAGCCGAAGTGTCCGATGGTGTCGAGTCCGATGTCGGACGAAGCCACGTGTCGGCGCTCCACGTTGGGATACGCAGACATCATCGCGTCAACCGCTCTGCGGGTTCGCCAGTTGTCGTCGTCAATGCTGTACGCAAGCACTGGTGCGCTGAACCCCGCGTAGCGGTCAAGCGGCAGAGTGCGATCGTCGAGCAAGTAGCGAGGTGATCGGATCCATCGGACCCACTCAACAGACACACCCCTGGGAATGTCCTCGGCGCTACTCAGCCGACTCCACGGCATGTAACCGAAGATCTTGGGCCTTGAGCGTGTGTGCCACCAACGAGATGATTCCCTCGAAAGCGGTTCCGGTCTGACGCTGGATCTTGTTGGCAGTACCGGACGTTTCCAGAGCAACAGTGGCGAGCGGGCATCCGCGGGCGAAATCGCTGCTCTCGAGTTCATGTATGTAGTAGTTGCAAAACCGACGGATACCTTCAGCCACAGAACCCGAGGTGTCGAACAGCAGACCTAATGCATCCACGATGTCGGTGCCAGATTGCTCGATTGCACTTGCGGCAACCTGCTCATTGCCATCTGGAAAGTGGTGGTACAACGAGCCCCGGGGAACGCCGCTGTCGTCGAGAATATCGCTGACGCCGGTCGCTGAAAACCCTCGAGTCTGTAGCAGCCCGGCGGTGCTGTGTAGAAGCCGTCGTTTCAGTCGATTTAGCGTATCCCATGTCGGGATGAATTTAGACCGAACGATCTAATTCCTCCAACTGCTCCGCGGGCGCTCACGTCTACATTGTGCTGTGATCGCGAGAAGTTCCCAATCTGCCCGCGAACGCGCAAAGTAGCGTTGAGGGTGCGCGTGGCATTTCCACCGAATCGGTGCGAGCTTGGATCGGGTCTCCAGATCGGACGATCCCAGTGGGTCGCAGGTCATCGCGTGCGACCTATTGCGGGTGGTCGGTGATCGACGGTCGTGGTGTATGGAACCACGTCGCGCCGATGCGGACGATCGCCACCACGCCGATGATCATTCGCCAACCTCAGTCACCGCTGTGCACCCTGCGAATCCTCCCCGTCTCTCGTTGACCTCGCCTGTATACCGGGTATAGTGGACAAGTTATACTCGGTATATAGATCGGTGGCCCGCATGTCAGTGCAGATGAGTTTGTTGGCGATGCTTAGCGAACGACCGATGTACGGTCTCGAACTCAAGAACGGCTTCGAGGAGCGCACCGGTAGTGTTTGGCCGCTCAACGTCGGCCAGGTCTACACGACTCTTGGGCGCTTGGAGCGCGATGGGCATGTGACTCTGCACTCCGAGGCAGGTGGCAATAAGGAGTATGCGATCACTCCCGAGGGTAGG from Acidobacteriota bacterium includes:
- a CDS encoding TetR/AcrR family transcriptional regulator; protein product: MVRSKFIPTWDTLNRLKRRLLHSTAGLLQTRGFSATGVSDILDDSGVPRGSLYHHFPDGNEQVAASAIEQSGTDIVDALGLLFDTSGSVAEGIRRFCNYYIHELESSDFARGCPLATVALETSGTANKIQRQTGTAFEGIISLVAHTLKAQDLRLHAVESAE
- a CDS encoding type II toxin-antitoxin system VapC family toxin; protein product: MTAVLDASAVLAVLLGEEGSSRVVGYLDDSQISAVNHAEVLSRLDLLGISVESGSDLVDRLRIEVVPFTASHARAVARLRSLTAGSGLSLGDRACIAVARELGHRVVTADRVWMTLKLGVEVVTIR
- a CDS encoding AbrB/MazE/SpoVT family DNA-binding domain-containing protein, which encodes MVVAGAPMNTQGRVVIPASIRRAMGLEGTVDLVFRYEDDTLTVETIQDAVAAVQAIVASRVQATGSHVADFIADRRVAASLE
- a CDS encoding MBL fold metallo-hydrolase, whose protein sequence is MARLDVLVDGFIDLDGGESPGAIRVGSTVSLIRDGDLVAIVDPGMVTSRLAILDPLAALGVSVDDVTDVIISHHHPDHTINIALFPDVKIHDNWATYHHEEWVSRPAEGLQLSAGVRLIETPGHTPQDITTLVDTDAGVAALTHLWGYEGAGTDRLAADHDLLDKNRLRVLEIATIFVPGHGPLYTAE